A window of Suncus etruscus isolate mSunEtr1 chromosome 4, mSunEtr1.pri.cur, whole genome shotgun sequence contains these coding sequences:
- the RNF122 gene encoding RING finger protein 122 — MHPFQWCNGCFCGLGLVSTNKSCSMPPISFQDLPLNIYMVIFGTGIFVFMLSLIFCCYFISKLRNQAQSERYGYKEVVLKGDTKKLQLYGQTCAVCLEDFKGKDELGVLPCQHAFHRKCLVKWLEVRCVCPMCNKPIAGPSETTQSIGILLDELV; from the exons ATGCACCCATTTCAGTGGTGTAACG GGTGTTTCTGCGGCCTGGGACTGGTCAGTACCAATAAGTCCTGTTCAATGCCACCGATCAGTTTTCAGGACCTTCCTCTCAACATCTACATGGTCATCTTTGGTACAGGCATCTTTGTCTTCATGCTCAGCCTAATCTTTTGCTGCTATTTTATCAG cAAACTCCGGAATCAGGCACAGAGTGAACGATATGGATATAAGGAG gtggtGCTTAAAGGTGATACCAAGAAGTTACAGTTATATGGG CAGACCTGTGCAGTCTGTCTGGAAGACTTCAAGGGCAAGGATGAACTGGGTGTGCTCCCTTGCCAACATGCCTTTCACCGGAA GTGTCTGGTGAAATGGCTGGAAGTGCGCTGTGTCTGCCCTATGTGTAACAAGCCCATAGCTGGCCCTTCGGAGACCACCCAGAGCATTGGGATCTTATTAGATGAACTGgtgtga